From the Leptotrichia sp. oral taxon 223 genome, the window GCTCTCTTTAAAATACGTTCCCCATCGACTCTCCCATAATCTTCAAGATCAATTACTGCTACTGGAATCCCCTTTGGTTCGTATTTTGAAGCTGTCTGTTCAAGTTTAAATTTTACCTGTGGTCCCAATAGAATTACATCAGGATGAACTTCCTCAACAATAACATCAATCTTATTGTCAGGAAAAGCCTTAACTTCAACTGGAAGGCTATGCTTATCTGCCACTTCCTGCATTTTTTTGGCAACTAAGCTTGTAGACATCCCAGCACTGCAAAATAAGTATATTCTTTTCATAAAATCCTCCTCTAAATTATGTATATTTTATTATATTTTTTTATTTTTATCTGTCATTTGAAGCGGCAATCATTCTAATCGTGTGTCTTACACCTCTTATGGCTATTGACAGTTCCATTATATTCTCATAATTTGCAACTCCTGAATATCCCGCATCTCCAATATGCTGAATATCAACTCCTGCAATTTTATTCATTATCGCTATTTCCCTTATAGTTTCCCTTGTAGAACTTTCCTGACTCGTTCCTATCGCTGACATTGACAATGCTCCGTTTTCCTTAATAAATTTCACAGCCTTTATCATTTCACCCTGAGTAAATCCAGGCACTGTTCCCACAGCTGGAAGCATAATTACATCTGCCCCGCTTTCTATAAACTCTTTTACAGCTTTCAAATCTGCAACAGGCTCATCTACTCCTGCCGAGTGCATTTTCCCCGCTATTACCATTCCACTAAAATATTTTTTAGCCTGTTTTATCCCTTCTGAAATTCGACTATTTGTAACTCCTGTCCCAGGATTGCCTGTCAAACATACAAAGTCAAATCCCATTTCTTCTATTTTTTTCAATGTTGCCTCAGAACACATTCTTCCCTCAGGAATAATCTCTATTTCCTCCATCATATCTGCATTCAAGTCCACAGGTTCAAGATTTAGCCCTACTGGTCTACCTGTAAGTTTTTTCAAAAGTTTTATCGGCTCATCGCTTTCAGGCAAAGCCGCTATAACTGGATTATAAACATCCAGCCCATTCAGCAGTATAAGATCTGCCCCAAACGCTTTTGCCAATTCACTATTTGTAACGTCCCCCGTAACACTTCTTCTTCCTGCAACATTTTCTGACAATACTGTTCTTCCTTCACTTGCTTTAATTGCATTCTTTAAATCCTGTCCCGTCATTTTATTAAAATCACTAGTAAAACAACTTAATAACCTTTTTCCCATCTTTGTCTTCCTCCAATTTTAAATCTATCTTTAAATATTTTTATTTTTCACTATCGTTATACCCCACATTTTTCATTTTGTCAAAAAAATTTTTTAATTATTAATTTAATATTTTTTATATCATTTATTTTTATTTTAGTTGATTTTTTCCTTTATTTAAAGTATAATTACAGAAAGACGAAAATTTATATTATTTTTTCGTGGTTCTTAACATAATTTATAAATAATAAAATTTAATATAAAAATTAAACGAAACTTCTAATTTTTTTTTCGTTAGTCAGGAGAACAAAAATGAATATCTATTTTTCAGAAAAATTTACAAATTTTCAGAGCAATATTAAACTTGAATTTTCAAAAAAAATAACAAAAAATGAAAAAATATTTCTCAAATTGCTATTCTTTAGAATTGTTTCAGATTCCTTATTTTTAGAAAAAGCTGAAATCAGATTTGAAGAACTGCTTTCCACACTTGAATTTTCCTCAATTAATGATTTTACACCATTTTTTAATACTTTGTCAGAAAAACATATACTTTTTTCTACAGATACCCAACTTTCAGGTTCCTTTGGAATTATTTCATCTTTTATTTTGTATTCTGATTATTGCCAAATATTTTTCACTGAAGAATTTAAAAACTGCTTTTCTCTCAAAAAAAACTTTTTCTCACTTCTTGAGATTGAAAAATTTATTTTCATGACAGATTCCTTCTCATTCAGTTTTTATAACAATATTATTAAAAATTTTAAAGATAAAAAAGAAGTTTCTTTACCTGTTTCATTAGTAAAGACATACCTCAATGCAAATGATAAATACGAAAGGTTCTTTGATTTTGAAAAGCATATTTTAAAAAAAGCTGTACTAGATATAAACACTTTTACAGATTTCTCAGTTGAATACAAAAAGATAAAAGAGTGCAAAAAAGCAACAAACAAAATTATCTCAATAAATTTTTCCATAAATAAATCAAGACAATCTTACAAGCCTTATGACAACAAAATTTATAAAATGCTGGAACTTATCAGGGAAAAAATTTCCAATCCTGAGGAAATTTACCATTTATTTATGCTTTATGTGGCAAAGAGAGGATATAAATATGTCTATGACAATATAAATTATGCAAAAAATTCTTTTACTGAAGATTTTGAAAAAAATTTAAAAAAAGCTCTTATGCTTAACTTAGCCTCAAACAGCCTAAAACTTTATGTAAACGAACTAAAAACAGTTAAATCTCCGATAGTTCTATTTTACACTCTTACAAGAAAACTTAACAAAATTAAAAGACATTATCCAAAAATTGAAGAATTTATGCATAACTTCAAATTAAGAAATATTGATTCCATCAGCTATTTTAAAAATAACGACTCTTTTGAATTTTCAAACGAATATATCAGAATTTTTGTAAAATACTATTCTGATAAAAAGTCCATTATTGAAATATATCTTCCAAGCAACATTATTGAAAAAATGAAACTGGAAAATGAAATTTAATGTCATTAAACCATATTCAGAAAAACTGTCCAATATTCCTATTTTAGCAATAAAAGACAGTTTTTTTATTTGTTTCTCAAATTACAAATTATCTATTGATATTTCCGTAAAATCTTTTATAACATACGAAAGCCTGTCAATTGATAATAACTTATTGTTCTCAAGAGTCGAGGAAACAGCTATAATTTTTGCAGCATTTGCCCTTTTTGCCGCCTCTATTCCAAGTATCGCATCTTCAAATACTGCACAGTTCTCAATATCCACATTTATATTTTTTGCGGCTTTCAGAAAAATATCAGGCTCAGGCTTCCCTTTAAAGCTCCCGTCAGTATAAACAACTTTATTTATGTCAAACCATTTTCCCAAATCAAGATACTCAAAATAAAATTTTACATTGCTTAGAGGAGCACCCGTTGCTATCGTAACTGGAATACCGTCTTCTTTTAACTTATCAAGAAATTCTGGCAATCCTTTTACTAATTTGAACATTTTTTTATTTTTCAGGCACATATCTCGATACATGCTTTCCTTTTCTTCTCCCAATTTTTCAGCTTCTCCATCTGAAAAATCTC encodes:
- a CDS encoding HAD family phosphatase — encoded protein: MKIKGVLFDFNGTMLFDSELQENVWRKFLKNKINREISNEEIHKYIHGGNNKTVLSYFFNRDFSDGEAEKLGEEKESMYRDMCLKNKKMFKLVKGLPEFLDKLKEDGIPVTIATGAPLSNVKFYFEYLDLGKWFDINKVVYTDGSFKGKPEPDIFLKAAKNINVDIENCAVFEDAILGIEAAKRANAAKIIAVSSTLENNKLLSIDRLSYVIKDFTEISIDNL
- a CDS encoding PTS sugar transporter subunit IIB, which codes for MKRIYLFCSAGMSTSLVAKKMQEVADKHSLPVEVKAFPDNKIDVIVEEVHPDVILLGPQVKFKLEQTASKYEPKGIPVAVIDLEDYGRVDGERILKRAIKILKEKAGK
- a CDS encoding replication initiation protein encodes the protein MNIYFSEKFTNFQSNIKLEFSKKITKNEKIFLKLLFFRIVSDSLFLEKAEIRFEELLSTLEFSSINDFTPFFNTLSEKHILFSTDTQLSGSFGIISSFILYSDYCQIFFTEEFKNCFSLKKNFFSLLEIEKFIFMTDSFSFSFYNNIIKNFKDKKEVSLPVSLVKTYLNANDKYERFFDFEKHILKKAVLDINTFTDFSVEYKKIKECKKATNKIISINFSINKSRQSYKPYDNKIYKMLELIREKISNPEEIYHLFMLYVAKRGYKYVYDNINYAKNSFTEDFEKNLKKALMLNLASNSLKLYVNELKTVKSPIVLFYTLTRKLNKIKRHYPKIEEFMHNFKLRNIDSISYFKNNDSFEFSNEYIRIFVKYYSDKKSIIEIYLPSNIIEKMKLENEI
- a CDS encoding haloacid dehalogenase-like hydrolase — translated: MGKRLLSCFTSDFNKMTGQDLKNAIKASEGRTVLSENVAGRRSVTGDVTNSELAKAFGADLILLNGLDVYNPVIAALPESDEPIKLLKKLTGRPVGLNLEPVDLNADMMEEIEIIPEGRMCSEATLKKIEEMGFDFVCLTGNPGTGVTNSRISEGIKQAKKYFSGMVIAGKMHSAGVDEPVADLKAVKEFIESGADVIMLPAVGTVPGFTQGEMIKAVKFIKENGALSMSAIGTSQESSTRETIREIAIMNKIAGVDIQHIGDAGYSGVANYENIMELSIAIRGVRHTIRMIAASNDR